Proteins from a genomic interval of Trifolium pratense cultivar HEN17-A07 linkage group LG6, ARS_RC_1.1, whole genome shotgun sequence:
- the LOC123888690 gene encoding UPF0301 protein CHU_1773, protein MDACFLSHSSSFTKIRAGSLSHSKRSSQQFHSRKVGIPFHVSCCNMSSSSPLDDDKPTLNTDWRTFRAKLVAGEQLLKPDSLSSITNPDTVVDRPPLITIGDKWAHIIHEPERGCLLIATEKLDGVHIFERTVVLLLSNGPIGPSGIILNRPSLMSIKETRSTAFDVNGTFSNSPLYFGGPLEEGLFLVNPKDDGVGKSGVFDEVMKGLYYGTKESVGCAAEMVKRNVVEVSDFRFFDGYCGWEKEQLRDEIRSGYWTVAACSPSVVDLGNVGIVGLWDEVLGLMGRRKVR, encoded by the exons ATGGATGCTTGTTTTCTCTCTCACAGTTCCTCCTTCACCAAGATCAGAGCTGGATCTCTATCACACTCTAAAAGATCTTCTCAACAATTTCATTCAAGAAAAGTTGGAATTCCATTTCATGTATCAT GCTGCAACATGTCATCATCATCACCGTTGGATGATGACAAACCAACCCTTAACACCGATTGGCGAACTTTCCGTGCAAAATTGGTGGCCGGAGAACAATTACTAAAGCCTGACTCACTTTCATCGATTACTAATCCAGACACGGTTGTGGATCGTCCACCACTGATCACAATCGGTGACAAATGGGCCCACATAATCCATGAGCCCGAAAGAGGTTGTTTACTAATAGCAACAGAAAAGCTTGATGGTGTTCACATTTTCGAACGAACGGTGGTCCTTCTTTTATCAAACGGCCCAATAGGCCCATCAGGGATCATACTCAATAGACCATCATTGATGTCTATTAAAGAGACAAGGTCTACAGCATTTGATGTGAATGGTACTTTTTCTAATAGTCCTTTGTATTTTGGAGGACCTTTAGAAGAAGGGTTGTTTTTGGTGAATCCTAAAGATGATGGGGTGGGTAAAAGTGGTGTTTTTGATGAAGTGATGAAGGGTTTATATTATGGTACAAAAGAAAGTGTGGGGTGTGCTGCTGAAATGGTGAAGAGGAATGTTGTCGAGGTCAGTGATTTTAGGTTCTTTGATGGGTATTGTGGTTGGGAGAAAGAACAATTAAGAGATGAAATTAGAAGTGGTTATTGGACTGTGGCTGCTTGTAGTCCAAGTGTTGTTGATTTGGGTAATGTTGGAATTGTTGGGCTTTGGGATGAAGTTCTTGGGCTTATGGGTAGAAGGAAGGTCAGGTAA
- the LOC123888688 gene encoding pentatricopeptide repeat-containing protein At3g29230 — translation MTQVSSGVRAFTWFSLRRHLEDNIIDLHKCKNLNFIKQIHAQLIKCHLHQDLYIAPKLIASYSLTNHMNSAVNVFNQVPEPNVHLYNYLIRAYSLTNNESNSYLAFATFLKMQMEDVLPDNFTYPFLLKGCNGRSWLNLVKMVHAHVEKLGFYGDIFVPNSLIDCYCRCGDADMAMKLFWAMDGRDVVSWNTMIGGLVKCGDFDGALKLFDEIPVRDRVSWNTMLDAFAKAGEMDKAFELFQRMGERDVVSWSTMVFGYSKSGDMDMARILFDRCPMKNLVLWTTIISGYAEKGQVKKATELYDEMEEAGLRPDDGFLISILAACAESGMLGLGKKIHDSVLRRRLRCSTEVLNAFIGMYVKCGCIDAAFEVFNGMKANKDLVSWNSMIHGFGIHGHGEKAIELFTRMLREGFEPDRYTFIGLLGACTHAGLVNEGRNYFYSMERVYGIVPQISHYGSMIDLLSRGGHLKEAFRLVRSMPVEPNVIIFGTLLGACRMHNDLELARAVCEYLLKSVPLDPGNFSLLSNIYARAGCWIDVANMRSQMKIKGGQKPPGVSSIEVEEEVHEFTAYDQSHPKSGDIYSMIDRLVLDLRQIGYAPGIS, via the coding sequence ATGACGCAAGTTTCATCAGGAGTTCGAGCTTTCACATGGTTTTCTCTAAGAAGACACTTAGAAGATAACATCATCGACCTTCACAAATGCAAAAACCTCAATTtcatcaaacaaattcatgCCCAACTCATCAAATGTCATCTTCATCAAGACCTTTACATTGCTCCAAAACTCATAGCTTCTTATTCACTCACCAATCACATGAATTCTGCTGTTAATGTCTTTAACCAAGTTCCTGAACCAAATGTTCATCTTTATAATTATCTTATTAGAGCATATTCTCTCACAAACAATGAATCAAACAGTTACCTTGCATTTGCCACTTTTTTGAAGATGCAGATGGAAGACGTTTTGCCTGATAATTTTACTTACCCTTTTCTTCTTAAAGGTTGTAATGGTCGTTCTTGGTTGAATTTGGTGAAAATGGTACATGCCCATgttgaaaaattgggtttttatGGTGATATATTTGTGCCCAATTCTTTGATTGATTGTTACTGTAGGTGTGGGGATGCTGACATGGCGATGAAGTTGTTTTGGGCGATGGATGGAAGGGATGTTGTGAGTTGGAATACTATGATTGGTGGGTTGGTTAAATGTGGTGATTTTGATGGTGCTTTGAAATTGTTTGATGAAATACCTGTGAGAGATAGGGTTAGTTGGAATACGATGTTGGATGCGTTTGCGAAGGCGGGTGAAATGGATAAGGCTTTTGAACTGTTTCAGAGAATGGGTGAGAGGGATGTTGTTTCTTGGTCTACTATGGTTTTTGGTTATAGTAAAAGTGGTGATATGGATATGGCGAGGATATTGTTTGATAGGTGTCCTATGAAGAATTTGGTGTTGTGGACGACGATAATATCTGGGTATGCTGAGAAGGGGCAGGTGAAGAAGGCAACAGAGTTGTATGATGAAATGGAGGAGGCTGGTTTGAGGCCTGATGATGGGTTTTTGATAAGTATTTTGGCTGCGTGTGCCGAGTCTGGAATGCTTGGCTTGGGCAAGAAAATTCACGATTCGGTTCTGAGGCGTAGGTTAAGATGTAGCACAGAGGTGTTGAATGCCTTCATTGGTATGTATGTAAAGTGTGGATGTATAGATGCTGCCTTTGAAGTCTTTAACGGAATGAAGGCAAATAAAGATTTGGTGTCTTGGAATTCCATGATACATGGGTTTGGCATACACGGACATGGTGAGAAAGCGATCGAGCTTTTCACTAGGATGTTACGTGAAGGTTTTGAGCCTGATAGATACACGTTTATTGGCCTTTTAGGTGCTTGCACACATGCAGGCCTTGTTAACGAAGGTCGCAATTACTTTTATTCCATGGAGAGAGTATACGGGATTGTTCCTCAAATCTCACATTACGGTTCCATGATTGACCTTCTCAGCCGTGGGGGGCATCTAAAAGAAGCTTTTAGGCTTGTGCGCAGCATGCCGGTTGAACCAAATGTCATTATATTCGGCACTCTTTTGGGCGCTTGTCGGATGCATAATGATCTAGAACTCGCAAGAGCTGTGTGCGAATACCTGCTTAAATCGGTGCCGTTAGATCCTGGGAATTTCTCGCTTCTGTCAAATATTTATGCTAGAGCTGGTTGTTGGATTGATGTTGCTAATATGAGGTCGCAGATGAAGATTAAAGGAGGTCAAAAGCCTCCTGGGGTTAGTTCCATAGAGGTAGAAGAAGAAGTACATGAATTTACTGCATATGATCAGTCACACCCTAAATCAGGTGATATATATAGTATGATTGATAGATTGGTACTGGACCTAAGGCAAATTGGATATGCTCCTGGGATATCTTAG
- the LOC123888691 gene encoding probable WRKY transcription factor 3 encodes MSTTNPSDTDTASPPPTRPTITLPPRPSVEAFFAGAASPGPMTLVSSFFATESATFSQLLAGAMASPLAFSSSSSGDFISGKDDDGSNRNMGFKQSRPMNLVIARSPVFTVPPGLSPSGFLNSPGFFSPQSPFGMSHQQALAQVTAQAVLAQSHNMHMQPEYQQVSLEPHTEQRVEQPSYTLSEASEQQMVVHASEPRNTQMETSEISHSDKKYQPASLPIDKPADDGYNWRKYGQKQVKGSEYPRSYYKCTHLNCPVKKKVERAPDGHITEIIYKGQHNHDKPQANKRSKENSDVNGNANVQPKSDSNSQGWYGNSNKISESVPDSSVPEPENDPTSNQGALLPWPGTSESEEVGDAGNKEGGDGVEPNPKRRNIEPAVPEVPPSQKTVTEPKIIVQTRSEVDLLDDGYRWRKYGQKVVKGNPHPRSYYKCTSAGCNVRKHVERASTDPKAVITTYEGKHNHDVPAARNSSHNTANSNSMLSKPQTVAPEKHPLLKDMEFGNNDQRPVHLRLKEEQIIV; translated from the exons atgtcaaCCACCAACCCTTCCGACACCGACACGGCGTCACCACCACCAACACGACCAACAATCACCCTCCCACCACGTCCTTCCGTCGAAGCATTTTTCGCCGGTGCCGCTAGTCCTGGACCCATGACACTAGTTTCAAGCTTCTTCGCCACCGAATCCGCCACCTTCTCTCAACTACTCGCCGGAGCTATGGCTTCTCCTCTTGCtttctcttcctcttcttccGGTGACTTTATTTCCGGTAAAGATGATGATGGGTCTAATAGAAACATGGGTTTCAAACAAAGTAGACCTATGAACTTAGTCATTGCTCGTTCACCTGTTTTCACTGTTCCTCCTGGTTTGAGTCCTTCTGGTTTTCTTAACTCTCCTGGGTTTTTTTCTCCTCAG AGTCCCTTTGGAATGTCACACCAACAGGCTTTAGCACAGGTTACAGCTCAAGCTGTCCTAGCACAATCTCATAATATGCACATGCAACCTGAATACCAGCAGGTCTCATTAGAACCTCACACCGAACAACGTGTAGAGCAGCCATCTTATACTCTAAGTGAAGCTTCAGAGCAGCAAATGGTAGTACATGCATCAGAACCTAGAAATACTCAAATGGAAACGTCGGAGATTTCACATTCTGATAAGAAATATCAACCAGCATCTCTACCTATTGACAAACCTGCAGATGATGGCTACAACTGGCGTAAGTATGGACAGAAGCAGGTTAAGGGGAGCGAGTATCCACGAAGCTACTACAAATGCACGCATCTGAATTGTCCTGTGAAGAAAAAAGTTGAGCGTGCCCCTGATGGTCATATAACTGAAATCATCTATAAGGGCCAACATAACCACGATAAGCCTCAGGCGAATAAGCGTTCCAAAGAAAATAGTGATGTGAATGGAAATGCAAATGTTCAACCTAAGTCTGACTCAAACTCACAAGGTTGGTATGGAAATTCGAACAAAATTAGTGAAAGTGTACCCGATTCTTCGGTGCCTGAGCCTGAGAATGACCCGACCTCCAATCAAGGGGCTCTCCTACCATGGCCTGGAACGAGTGAGAGTGAGGAAGTCGGTGATGCAGGCAATAAGGAAGGCGGAGATGGTGTTGAGCCAAACCCTAAGAGAAG GAACATTGAGCCTGCGGTTCCTGAAGTACCTCCGTCTCAGAAGACTGTCACAGAACCCAAAATCATTGTGCAAACAAGAAGTGAAGTTGATCTTTTGGATGATGGCTATAGGTGGAGAAAATATGGTCAGAAAGTAGTGAAGGGAAATCCTCATCCAAG GAGCTATTACAAGTGCACTAGTGCAGGATGCAACGTGCGTAAACATGTTGAAAGAGCTTCAACAGACCCAAAAGCTGTCATAACAACGTACGAGGGAAAACATAATCACGATGTCCCTGCTGCTAGAAACAGCAGCCACAACACAGCTAATAGTAATTCAATGCTATCAAAACCACAAACTGTGGCGCCGGAGAAGCACCCTTTGCTTAAAGATATGGAGTTCGGAAACAATGATCAAAGACCTGTACATTTACGCTTAAAAGAAGAGCAAATCATTGTATAA